One genomic window of Sphingobacterium oryzagri includes the following:
- the trmB gene encoding tRNA (guanosine(46)-N7)-methyltransferase TrmB produces the protein MGKDKLRKFAEVATFDNVVQLDAGKAYKGTWAEKFFKNQQPIILELACGKGEYTVNLAKLFPEKNFIGIDYKGNRIWRGAKTAIEDGISNVGFLRIQIETILEHFAEGEIDEIWITFPDPQPQDSREKKRLTHPKFLERYQLLLKEGGIMHLKTDNDGFYAYTLEQIAALKLEKVKETTDLYQSTLVDEVLSIKTYYERKYLATSKNINYVQWKFG, from the coding sequence ATGGGTAAGGATAAGCTTAGGAAATTTGCTGAAGTGGCAACGTTCGACAATGTGGTGCAGCTTGACGCGGGCAAAGCGTATAAAGGAACATGGGCAGAAAAATTCTTTAAAAACCAACAACCTATTATATTGGAATTGGCTTGCGGAAAGGGTGAATACACCGTCAACTTAGCTAAGCTATTTCCCGAAAAGAATTTTATCGGTATTGATTACAAAGGCAACCGTATATGGCGTGGCGCAAAAACGGCGATAGAAGATGGTATTTCTAACGTGGGCTTTTTACGCATACAGATCGAGACCATTTTGGAACATTTCGCCGAAGGAGAAATCGACGAGATTTGGATTACGTTTCCCGACCCTCAGCCTCAAGATAGCCGGGAGAAAAAGCGCCTTACGCACCCGAAATTCTTAGAACGTTATCAACTTTTGCTTAAAGAAGGCGGTATTATGCATCTCAAAACGGATAATGACGGGTTTTATGCGTATACACTCGAGCAAATAGCTGCTTTGAAGCTGGAAAAAGTAAAGGAAACCACTGATCTCTACCAATCTACACTGGTCGATGAAGTATTATCGATCAAAACGTATTATGAGCGTAAGTATTTAGCTACTAGCAAAAATATCAATTATGTACAATGGAAGTTTGGTTAG
- the fcl gene encoding GDP-L-fucose synthase has product MEKDAKIFVAGHRGMVGSAIVRTLEKSGYHHIIKRTSQELDLRNQEAVTTFFAQERPEYVFLAAAKVGGIMANNTYRADFIYENIAIQTNVIHQSYVNQVKKLLFLGSSCIYPKLAPQPLQEDSLLTGTLEPTNEPYAIAKIAGIKMCEAYRAQYGCDFISAMPTNLYGINDNYHPENSHVLPALIRKFHEAKIHGQPAVIVWGTGRPLREFLYADDLGEACLFLMEHYSEEQFINVGVGSDLSIRDLAYLIKEIVGYAGELQFDSSKPDGTPRKLMDVSKLHNLGWKHHTDLSEGIALAYADYLAKHT; this is encoded by the coding sequence GTGGAAAAAGACGCTAAAATATTTGTGGCCGGGCACCGAGGAATGGTCGGTTCAGCCATTGTACGCACACTCGAGAAATCGGGGTATCATCACATCATCAAACGAACATCGCAAGAATTGGACCTCCGAAATCAGGAAGCCGTCACAACTTTTTTCGCTCAGGAACGTCCGGAATATGTGTTTTTAGCGGCCGCGAAAGTTGGAGGCATTATGGCCAACAATACTTATCGCGCCGACTTTATTTATGAAAATATTGCCATACAAACGAACGTCATTCACCAGTCGTATGTAAACCAGGTCAAAAAACTACTTTTTCTGGGATCCAGTTGTATTTATCCGAAGTTAGCGCCCCAGCCTTTACAAGAAGACTCGTTGTTAACAGGCACTTTGGAACCGACAAATGAGCCGTATGCGATCGCGAAAATTGCTGGAATAAAAATGTGCGAGGCTTATCGCGCTCAATACGGCTGTGATTTTATATCGGCCATGCCGACTAATCTTTACGGGATAAACGACAATTACCATCCGGAAAATTCTCATGTATTGCCTGCCCTGATTCGTAAATTTCACGAAGCAAAAATACACGGACAACCTGCTGTAATTGTTTGGGGAACTGGTCGGCCGCTACGCGAGTTTTTATACGCGGACGATCTAGGCGAAGCTTGTTTATTCTTGATGGAACATTACAGCGAAGAGCAATTTATTAATGTGGGCGTGGGGAGCGATTTATCGATTCGAGATTTGGCTTACTTGATTAAAGAGATAGTTGGGTATGCAGGTGAGTTACAATTTGATAGCAGCAAACCGGACGGTACGCCTCGAAAACTTATGGATGTTAGTAAGCTACATAATTTGGGATGGAAACACCATACCGATCTAAGCGAAGGCATTGCGTTAGCTTATGCAGATTATCTTGCGAAACATACCTAA
- a CDS encoding YtxH domain-containing protein, whose translation MNENGKIVTALLAGLAAGAVLGLLFAPDKGSETRDKLSDSLADLGEAIKERAEEQLDQLNDFKEKIVAAVKTKVAKAESVIDDEIEEHA comes from the coding sequence ATGAACGAAAACGGTAAAATAGTAACAGCTTTATTAGCCGGTTTAGCGGCAGGTGCAGTATTGGGATTGTTGTTTGCGCCAGACAAGGGTTCAGAAACACGTGATAAACTCAGTGATTCGTTGGCCGATCTAGGCGAAGCGATCAAGGAGCGTGCGGAAGAACAGCTCGACCAATTGAACGATTTTAAAGAGAAAATTGTGGCCGCGGTTAAAACCAAGGTTGCTAAAGCAGAGTCGGTAATCGACGACGAAATCGAAGAGCATGCATAA
- a CDS encoding YifB family Mg chelatase-like AAA ATPase — translation MLVKTFSSAVHGIEATSITVEVHISTGTRYYIVGLPDNAIKESWQRIESAIASIGYRMPRQKIVVNLAPADIRKEGSAYDLSIALGILAASGQMNADRLADYLVLGELSLDGAIQPVKGALPVAIQAQQDGFAGIILPAVNAREAAAVQHIDVLPVNNLREIVAFFEEAEKIAPVKIDLDQEFLRHVNDYDVDFSDVKGQENIKRALEIAAAGGHNVILIGPPGAGKTMLAKRLPTILPPPSLQESLESTKIHSVAGQLHARASLMTTRPFRAPHHTISDVALVGGGSYPQPGEISLAHNGVLFLDELPEFKRAVLEVMRQPLESRQITISRARFSVDYPASFMLIAAMNPCPCGFYNHPEKTCICGSAVVQRYLSKISGPLLDRIDLHVEVTPVEFSELASTVKNEESSAIRARVVQARQVQEERFANSKAIHCNAQMGSKAVRERCRITEDGKQLLKNAMEKLGLSARAYDRILKVARTIADMESSTAIENHHLAEAIHFRSLDREHWSG, via the coding sequence ATGCTTGTAAAGACTTTCAGTAGTGCCGTTCATGGCATTGAAGCAACTTCCATTACGGTCGAGGTGCATATTTCTACCGGCACAAGATATTATATCGTTGGCTTGCCGGATAATGCGATAAAAGAAAGCTGGCAGCGGATCGAGAGTGCGATTGCATCAATCGGTTATCGGATGCCCAGACAAAAAATTGTGGTCAACCTGGCACCGGCAGATATCCGCAAAGAAGGTTCTGCTTACGATCTTTCCATTGCGTTAGGCATATTAGCGGCCTCCGGACAAATGAATGCTGATCGTTTAGCCGATTACCTGGTGCTGGGCGAATTGTCGCTGGATGGCGCTATCCAACCGGTTAAAGGCGCATTACCCGTCGCGATACAAGCACAACAAGATGGCTTCGCAGGCATTATTTTGCCAGCAGTTAATGCACGAGAAGCAGCGGCTGTCCAACATATTGATGTGCTCCCGGTCAACAATCTCCGGGAAATTGTCGCCTTTTTTGAGGAGGCTGAAAAAATAGCTCCGGTTAAAATCGACCTCGACCAAGAGTTTCTGCGGCATGTCAATGATTACGATGTTGATTTTTCCGATGTGAAAGGACAGGAGAATATCAAGCGCGCGCTCGAAATTGCCGCGGCAGGCGGACACAACGTTATTCTAATCGGTCCGCCGGGCGCCGGCAAAACCATGTTGGCCAAGCGACTGCCGACCATCCTGCCGCCGCCCAGCTTACAAGAATCGCTGGAATCTACGAAAATACATTCCGTGGCAGGACAGCTACATGCACGCGCTTCGCTGATGACCACCCGTCCTTTCCGAGCGCCACACCATACCATATCTGATGTAGCTTTAGTAGGCGGAGGTTCGTATCCGCAACCCGGCGAAATTTCGCTAGCACACAACGGAGTTCTTTTTCTCGATGAATTACCGGAATTTAAACGCGCTGTTTTAGAAGTGATGCGCCAGCCGCTGGAGTCGCGGCAGATTACAATCTCGCGTGCGCGATTTTCTGTAGATTATCCCGCTAGTTTTATGTTAATTGCCGCGATGAATCCCTGTCCATGCGGCTTTTACAATCATCCGGAGAAAACTTGTATCTGTGGTAGCGCGGTCGTGCAGCGTTATTTAAGTAAGATTTCAGGTCCGTTACTGGATCGTATTGACCTGCATGTAGAAGTCACACCGGTTGAATTTAGCGAATTAGCCAGCACCGTTAAAAACGAGGAAAGTTCAGCTATACGTGCACGTGTTGTGCAGGCACGTCAGGTTCAGGAGGAACGCTTTGCTAACAGCAAAGCTATTCATTGCAATGCGCAAATGGGCAGCAAAGCGGTGCGTGAGCGTTGCCGTATTACAGAGGATGGAAAACAGCTGTTAAAAAATGCCATGGAAAAGCTCGGTCTTTCGGCTCGTGCTTATGACCGTATACTCAAGGTCGCGCGGACGATAGCCGATATGGAAAGCTCGACAGCCATCGAAAACCATCACCTGGCGGAAGCCATACATTTCAGAAGCCTCGATCGCGAACATTGGAGCGGCTAA
- a CDS encoding rhomboid family intramembrane serine protease — MISNFSATPVATLILALTVGLSALVFSKPEWYGRLMLHPYSIYRDKSRIFTLLTSGFIHKDWMHLLFNMVTFYFFGFALEGLFVQFSGPIGHVLFAGLYVASLVLSDIPTIFQHKNNTGYYSLGASGAICAVLFSFILFEPKSQIGVFFVIPMPAYLFALLFLGYCIWASKNARDRINHDAHLYGAITGLTLTLLMYPWALRQFVDSF, encoded by the coding sequence ATGATATCAAACTTTTCTGCGACGCCAGTCGCCACCCTCATATTAGCCTTGACAGTTGGCCTTAGCGCACTAGTTTTTTCAAAACCAGAATGGTATGGCCGGCTGATGCTACATCCGTATAGTATTTACCGCGATAAAAGCCGCATCTTCACTCTTTTGACTAGCGGATTCATCCATAAAGATTGGATGCACCTGCTATTTAATATGGTGACTTTTTACTTCTTTGGATTTGCGTTAGAAGGACTTTTCGTTCAATTCAGCGGTCCGATAGGGCATGTGCTTTTTGCGGGACTGTATGTAGCTAGCTTAGTGCTGAGTGATATACCAACCATATTTCAACATAAAAATAATACCGGATATTATAGTTTGGGAGCTTCAGGTGCAATCTGTGCTGTTCTTTTTAGTTTTATTTTGTTTGAACCCAAGAGTCAGATCGGCGTTTTTTTTGTTATTCCGATGCCGGCCTATCTTTTTGCCCTCTTATTTCTGGGTTATTGTATTTGGGCATCAAAAAACGCAAGAGATCGGATCAATCACGACGCTCATTTGTATGGAGCAATCACGGGATTAACCCTCACCTTGTTGATGTATCCCTGGGCACTACGGCAGTTTGTCGATAGCTTTTAG
- a CDS encoding LutC/YkgG family protein produces the protein MNIRNTTAKERMLKKIRQALLQKRENPYADFEDSPLYKDEAEPLDVTFARELVRASGNFVYCDGEISVVENLILLAEELKLKKMYAWEPGIQQLLAAYGFPVYINPHQFETAEVGITACEALIARNGSVLLANAEAAGRRLSAYPPIHIVIGKASQLVMDFKHGFKKVQDKFGQEMPSMLTAVTGPSSTAEIESKLVSGGVGTKQLYVFLVEDRF, from the coding sequence ATGAATATTAGAAATACGACGGCAAAGGAGCGCATGCTCAAGAAAATTCGCCAAGCCTTGTTGCAGAAGCGTGAAAACCCGTATGCTGATTTTGAAGATTCTCCACTTTACAAAGATGAGGCGGAGCCATTGGATGTCACCTTTGCACGCGAACTTGTTCGTGCTTCGGGCAATTTCGTGTATTGTGACGGGGAAATTTCCGTTGTCGAAAACCTGATTTTATTGGCTGAAGAACTAAAGCTCAAAAAAATGTATGCTTGGGAACCGGGCATTCAACAGTTGTTAGCCGCTTATGGCTTTCCGGTTTACATTAATCCGCACCAATTTGAAACAGCAGAAGTGGGCATTACTGCTTGCGAGGCCTTGATCGCTCGTAATGGAAGCGTGTTACTGGCTAATGCGGAAGCGGCTGGAAGGCGGCTAAGTGCTTATCCGCCGATCCATATTGTCATTGGTAAAGCTTCGCAGTTAGTTATGGATTTTAAACACGGATTTAAAAAAGTACAGGATAAATTCGGACAGGAAATGCCGTCTATGTTGACGGCGGTCACCGGGCCGAGTAGTACCGCCGAAATTGAAAGCAAGCTGGTGTCCGGCGGTGTCGGAACAAAGCAGTTGTATGTCTTCTTGGTAGAAGATCGTTTTTAA
- the ftsH gene encoding ATP-dependent zinc metalloprotease FtsH — MKKIPSKKVTPVPPKFNMMWLWILIILGFFGLQYFFSSESTKKITYAQFEKDMLRTGDVEKLVAFKNNDLIDVEVYIKKDKLKEDQYKEVAPNSNSLLLGPSTGPQYVFTEPSAEILEKKLNASQDSLATEQPKMSVNYEDRSNPWAGWFISFMLPLLIIVAIWMLLMRRMGGGTGGGGGAIFNIGKSKAQLFDKESQINITFNDVAGLEEAKTEVMEIVDFLKNPKKYTDLGGKIPKGALLVGPPGTGKTLLAKAVAGEAQVPFFSLSGSDFVEMFVGVGASRVRDLFKQAKEKAPCIIFIDEIDAIGRARGKNSIMGGNDERENTLNQLLVEMDGFGTNLGVIILAATNRLDVLDSALLRPGRFDRQISIDKPDLIGREHIFNVHLKPLKLAEEVDAKKLSAQTPGFAGAEIANVCNEAALIAARKDKRAIDMQDFQDAIDRVIGGLEKKNKIISPDEKKIVAYHEAGHAIAGWFLEYADPLVKVSIVPRGVAALGYAQYLPKEQFLYTTEQLLDSMCMTMGGRVAEDITFGRISTGAQNDLERITKLAYAMIAVYGMNEKVGNVSFRDGSSETQFQKPYSDQTAELIDEEVRILIAAVYERTRELLIERREGLVKIAEKLLEKEILFQSDLEEILGKRPFENRTTYDEFVNGGADGGGVPQTDLPLELPQDSNNNEVKSNDNDDFKG; from the coding sequence ATGAAGAAAATCCCAAGTAAGAAAGTGACTCCTGTTCCGCCGAAGTTCAATATGATGTGGCTGTGGATATTAATTATCCTTGGTTTCTTCGGGTTGCAATATTTCTTTAGTAGTGAGTCTACCAAGAAAATCACCTATGCCCAATTTGAAAAAGATATGTTGCGCACGGGCGATGTGGAAAAACTTGTCGCATTTAAGAATAATGATTTGATTGATGTAGAGGTTTACATCAAAAAAGATAAGCTAAAAGAAGATCAATATAAAGAAGTAGCACCTAATTCAAATTCGTTGTTGTTGGGCCCGTCTACCGGACCGCAGTACGTGTTTACAGAGCCGTCAGCAGAAATCTTAGAGAAGAAATTAAACGCTTCTCAAGATAGCTTGGCTACAGAACAGCCAAAAATGTCGGTAAACTATGAGGATCGATCAAACCCTTGGGCCGGTTGGTTTATCTCATTTATGTTGCCGTTATTGATTATCGTGGCGATCTGGATGTTATTGATGCGTCGTATGGGCGGCGGCACCGGCGGTGGTGGTGGCGCAATCTTTAATATTGGCAAATCTAAAGCGCAACTTTTTGATAAAGAATCGCAGATTAACATCACGTTTAACGATGTTGCAGGCTTAGAAGAGGCGAAAACTGAGGTGATGGAAATCGTCGATTTCTTGAAAAACCCGAAAAAGTATACGGACTTAGGCGGTAAAATTCCAAAAGGTGCATTGCTCGTTGGCCCTCCGGGTACTGGTAAAACATTGTTAGCCAAAGCGGTAGCAGGTGAAGCACAAGTGCCATTCTTTAGCTTATCGGGATCAGATTTTGTCGAAATGTTTGTCGGTGTGGGCGCGTCACGTGTGCGTGACCTGTTCAAACAAGCGAAGGAAAAAGCGCCTTGTATCATCTTTATCGATGAAATCGATGCTATTGGTCGTGCACGGGGCAAAAACTCGATTATGGGTGGCAACGACGAGCGCGAGAATACGCTTAACCAGTTGCTGGTCGAGATGGATGGCTTTGGAACCAATCTAGGTGTTATCATTCTGGCGGCAACCAACCGCTTAGACGTATTGGATTCGGCGTTGTTGCGTCCGGGACGATTCGATCGTCAAATATCGATTGATAAACCAGACTTAATTGGCCGTGAGCACATTTTCAACGTGCACTTAAAACCGTTGAAATTGGCGGAAGAAGTGGATGCGAAAAAATTGTCTGCTCAAACGCCTGGCTTTGCTGGTGCGGAAATAGCAAATGTTTGTAATGAAGCTGCGTTGATTGCAGCGCGTAAAGATAAACGCGCGATCGATATGCAAGATTTTCAAGATGCGATTGATCGGGTGATTGGCGGACTGGAGAAGAAAAATAAAATCATTTCGCCGGATGAAAAGAAAATTGTGGCTTACCACGAGGCGGGGCACGCCATTGCCGGTTGGTTTTTAGAATATGCTGATCCATTGGTTAAGGTTTCTATCGTTCCACGTGGGGTCGCAGCCTTAGGGTACGCACAGTATCTTCCGAAAGAGCAGTTTCTGTACACAACTGAACAGCTATTGGATAGCATGTGTATGACGATGGGCGGACGTGTTGCAGAGGATATCACCTTTGGTCGTATCAGTACTGGTGCACAAAATGACTTGGAGCGCATCACAAAATTGGCTTACGCGATGATTGCCGTGTACGGTATGAACGAGAAAGTTGGTAATGTATCCTTCCGTGACGGTTCTTCGGAAACGCAATTTCAAAAGCCATACTCCGATCAGACTGCCGAGTTGATCGATGAAGAGGTGCGTATTTTGATTGCAGCGGTATACGAACGCACACGAGAGTTGCTTATTGAGCGTCGCGAAGGCCTTGTCAAGATCGCGGAAAAACTATTGGAAAAGGAAATCTTGTTCCAAAGTGATTTGGAAGAGATTTTAGGCAAAAGACCTTTCGAAAACCGCACGACTTACGATGAGTTTGTTAATGGTGGAGCAGACGGTGGCGGCGTGCCACAGACAGATCTTCCTTTAGAGTTGCCGCAAGACAGCAATAATAACGAAGTCAAGTCAAACGATAACGACGACTTTAAAGGCTAG
- the rsfS gene encoding ribosome silencing factor — MSKSTKTQLSGKLAEIVVLGMQEKKGNEIVRMDLRSVNATLSDYFVICHADSTIQVNAIAKSVEEEVYKAFGQEPWHKEGHGNGEWILLDFVDVVVHIFKTEKRSHYGIEDLWGDAQVQTYQSA; from the coding sequence ATGAGTAAAAGTACGAAAACACAATTGTCGGGAAAACTCGCTGAGATCGTGGTCTTGGGGATGCAAGAGAAGAAAGGGAATGAAATTGTGCGGATGGACCTGCGGAGCGTTAATGCGACTTTATCTGACTATTTTGTGATTTGCCATGCTGACTCTACCATCCAGGTTAATGCTATTGCAAAAAGCGTAGAAGAAGAGGTCTATAAAGCTTTCGGCCAGGAGCCTTGGCATAAAGAAGGCCATGGAAATGGTGAGTGGATTTTGTTGGATTTCGTTGATGTGGTTGTTCATATCTTCAAAACAGAGAAAAGAAGCCATTATGGCATAGAAGATTTGTGGGGCGATGCGCAGGTACAGACGTATCAGAGTGCTTAA
- a CDS encoding biotin--[acetyl-CoA-carboxylase] ligase — MQNNTFSRLSLRQNLIVLEEVSSTNDYLKELLSNIKPLPEATAIMAKHQTRGRGQRGSTWITQAGANLTVSFNLYPNNLAIPKLFNLNMLVCLGIRHWLASMNLSASVKWPNDIYIGDKKIGGVLIENQLSGEIIRSSIIGIGLNINQLDFPTELRHKTTSIRCETQQAHTYAIEDCSIELIKCIGELISGYDLAETSTILADYNALLFRKDVPSRFMLADQEVVGTIQGIDTTGRLRVAINGQEQVFDLKEISFII, encoded by the coding sequence TTGCAAAATAACACATTTTCCCGACTTTCCCTGCGACAAAATTTAATTGTGTTGGAAGAAGTTTCATCCACAAATGATTATTTGAAAGAACTTTTGTCAAATATTAAGCCACTTCCCGAAGCTACTGCCATTATGGCAAAACATCAAACGCGCGGAAGGGGCCAACGAGGAAGCACTTGGATAACACAAGCCGGAGCAAATCTTACCGTGAGTTTCAATCTCTACCCTAATAACCTTGCCATCCCGAAATTGTTCAACTTAAATATGTTGGTATGCCTTGGCATCCGCCATTGGTTGGCTTCGATGAATCTATCAGCCAGCGTAAAATGGCCTAACGACATCTACATCGGCGATAAAAAAATTGGCGGGGTATTAATAGAAAATCAGTTGAGCGGCGAGATCATTCGAAGCAGCATTATAGGCATAGGCCTGAACATTAACCAACTGGACTTTCCAACGGAGCTTCGACATAAAACCACATCTATTCGGTGCGAAACGCAACAAGCGCACACCTATGCAATTGAAGATTGCAGTATTGAACTCATAAAGTGCATTGGCGAGTTGATAAGCGGCTATGATCTGGCAGAAACCAGTACCATCTTAGCAGACTATAATGCGCTGTTGTTCCGAAAAGATGTTCCATCCCGTTTTATGCTCGCCGATCAAGAGGTCGTCGGCACCATTCAAGGCATTGATACCACAGGAAGGTTGCGAGTAGCTATTAATGGGCAGGAGCAGGTATTTGACCTAAAAGAAATCAGTTTTATAATATAA
- a CDS encoding protein-disulfide reductase DsbD domain-containing protein codes for MKKLSLVVAAVLFTVAGAVAQIYNPVKWSVASKKLNSKEAVVFVKATIQDGWHIYGLNVPDGGPISTSFQFTASNDFSLNGKVAAPAPQSKYEKDFKMNVPFYAKEVTFQQKVKLNKNQTTVKGVVEFMACDKSQCLPPDEYAFNVTIK; via the coding sequence ATGAAGAAATTAAGTTTAGTCGTTGCCGCTGTATTGTTTACGGTGGCAGGAGCAGTAGCTCAAATCTATAATCCGGTAAAGTGGAGTGTTGCATCTAAAAAGCTAAATAGTAAAGAAGCGGTGGTGTTTGTGAAAGCTACAATTCAAGATGGCTGGCATATCTACGGCTTAAATGTACCTGATGGAGGACCAATCTCCACCTCGTTTCAGTTTACCGCATCCAATGATTTTTCACTAAATGGCAAAGTGGCTGCACCAGCACCACAGTCTAAATATGAGAAAGACTTCAAAATGAACGTTCCTTTTTACGCTAAAGAGGTTACGTTTCAACAAAAGGTCAAATTAAACAAAAACCAAACGACTGTTAAGGGTGTGGTTGAGTTTATGGCCTGCGATAAAAGTCAATGTTTACCTCCGGATGAATATGCATTTAACGTCACAATTAAGTAG
- a CDS encoding protein-disulfide reductase DsbD family protein, whose product MRLLLKYFILLQILTLSLLQFSYAQQDSLLSTDGVEFSDATTEDATSPGTQTDSLLAVPEDLVFSEGAADTLAQDSSATAPVKQDADDSGNEKKSLWTIFIAGLLGGFAAFIMPCIFPMVPLTVSFFTKRSASRAKAISHALLYGLFIIVIYVALGMFISITFGSDALNELSTNGVFNFIFFLVLVLFAASFFGAFELTLPSSFVNKIDAKSDQGGLVGLFFMAFSLALVSFSCTGPIIGTLLVEAASKGERMGPAIGMLGFSVALALPFVLFAMFPSMLKSLPKSGGWLNSVKVVLGFLELALALKFLSNVDLAYHWNWLDREVFLALWIVIFALMGLYLIGKISFAHDSPLSHLSVPRTILAIIVFSFVVYMLPGMWGAPLKSISAFLPPSATQDFDLSAASFGAAPAAAKGKQKKYHEIFHERGTPKGFDPYYDYEEGIAAAKALGKPALIDFTGWNCVNCRKMEANVWTDPKVAALLREEFVMIELFVDDRTALPVAEQFVSSYSGKKINTIGKKNSDFQAATFNSNSQPLYVIVDETGKVLLPPTGANYNIAEYAAYLQQGIDLYKKK is encoded by the coding sequence ATGCGTTTACTACTCAAGTATTTTATACTTCTACAGATACTGACTCTGTCGCTTTTACAATTTTCTTATGCGCAGCAAGACAGCTTGCTCTCCACGGACGGTGTTGAATTTTCGGACGCAACGACAGAAGATGCAACGTCGCCTGGCACGCAAACAGATAGTTTGTTGGCCGTTCCGGAAGATCTGGTGTTTTCCGAAGGTGCTGCAGACACGCTCGCGCAAGACAGCAGCGCAACCGCTCCGGTCAAGCAGGATGCCGACGACAGCGGAAACGAAAAAAAATCGCTCTGGACAATTTTTATTGCAGGATTGCTTGGCGGCTTTGCGGCCTTTATCATGCCTTGTATCTTCCCGATGGTGCCCCTTACCGTGAGCTTTTTTACCAAGCGCTCTGCTTCGCGCGCCAAAGCGATATCGCACGCGCTACTTTACGGGCTGTTTATCATCGTGATCTATGTCGCGCTCGGCATGTTTATTTCCATTACCTTTGGTAGTGATGCGCTCAACGAGCTTTCTACCAATGGCGTTTTCAATTTCATCTTCTTTTTGGTGCTGGTGCTGTTTGCCGCGTCGTTCTTCGGCGCATTTGAGCTCACTTTGCCCAGTTCCTTTGTCAATAAGATTGATGCTAAATCCGATCAAGGTGGATTGGTCGGTTTGTTTTTCATGGCTTTCAGCCTGGCGCTGGTTTCTTTCTCCTGTACCGGGCCAATTATCGGTACGTTATTGGTTGAAGCCGCTTCAAAAGGAGAGCGCATGGGGCCGGCGATAGGCATGCTGGGCTTCTCCGTGGCGCTTGCGCTGCCGTTCGTGCTTTTTGCGATGTTTCCTTCGATGCTGAAATCGCTGCCCAAATCTGGCGGATGGCTCAACAGCGTAAAAGTGGTGCTCGGTTTTCTGGAACTCGCCCTGGCGCTGAAGTTTCTTTCCAACGTGGACCTGGCGTATCACTGGAACTGGCTGGATCGCGAAGTCTTTTTAGCGTTGTGGATCGTGATTTTTGCGCTGATGGGACTTTACCTGATCGGCAAAATCAGCTTTGCGCACGACAGCCCGCTCAGCCATCTATCCGTGCCGCGGACCATCCTGGCGATCATCGTTTTTTCGTTTGTGGTGTATATGCTGCCCGGCATGTGGGGCGCGCCGCTTAAATCCATATCGGCCTTTCTGCCGCCATCGGCCACGCAAGATTTTGATCTTTCGGCTGCCAGCTTCGGTGCAGCGCCTGCCGCAGCTAAGGGTAAACAAAAAAAATACCACGAGATTTTCCATGAGCGCGGCACACCGAAAGGTTTTGATCCGTATTACGATTACGAAGAGGGCATAGCTGCCGCCAAAGCGCTTGGCAAGCCAGCATTGATCGATTTCACAGGCTGGAACTGCGTAAACTGCCGTAAAATGGAAGCGAATGTATGGACCGATCCAAAAGTAGCGGCCCTGCTACGGGAGGAATTTGTGATGATCGAGCTGTTTGTAGACGACCGCACAGCACTGCCGGTGGCGGAACAGTTTGTGTCGAGCTATTCGGGCAAGAAGATCAATACCATCGGCAAAAAGAACAGCGACTTTCAAGCCGCTACGTTCAACAGCAATTCACAACCGCTCTATGTCATCGTGGATGAAACAGGAAAAGTCTTGCTGCCGCCTACAGGCGCAAATTACAATATTGCCGAATATGCAGCTTACCTGCAACAAGGAATCGACTTATATAAAAAGAAATAA